In the genome of Oxalobacter aliiformigenes, one region contains:
- a CDS encoding KpsF/GutQ family sugar-phosphate isomerase, producing the protein MSKEVTKNKTSIDTERLLKLADDTLKTEALALETLRKRFRQEDADHFVESVSLLLNCKGRVVVSGMGKSGHIGRKIAATLASTGTPAMFVHPAEAAHGDLGMITHDDVFIAISYSGEAGELMAIAPIIKRMGTRLIAMTGRPGSSLAKLADVHLNVHVEKEACPLNLAPTASTTTTLALGDAMAVAVLDARGFREDDFARSHPGGALGRRLLTLVSDIMRKGDDIPVVTADTQLKDALFEITKKGIAMTSVVDDRGRAIGIFTDGDLRRLIEKQQNFSNITISDVMSKNPRTIGPEKLAAEAVSIMEKFRINQLLVTDKDSKLIGALHIHDLTEAKVI; encoded by the coding sequence ATGAGCAAAGAAGTCACCAAAAACAAAACATCGATCGATACGGAACGTTTACTGAAACTGGCAGATGATACCCTCAAAACGGAAGCGCTTGCCCTCGAAACGCTCCGGAAACGTTTCCGTCAGGAAGATGCGGATCATTTTGTCGAGTCCGTTTCCCTGCTTTTGAACTGCAAGGGCCGTGTGGTGGTGTCCGGGATGGGCAAATCCGGCCATATCGGCCGCAAAATCGCCGCGACACTGGCATCGACCGGAACACCGGCCATGTTCGTGCATCCTGCGGAAGCCGCTCACGGCGACCTTGGCATGATTACCCACGACGACGTTTTCATCGCCATTTCCTATTCCGGTGAAGCGGGAGAACTGATGGCCATCGCTCCCATCATCAAACGGATGGGAACACGCCTGATCGCCATGACCGGGCGTCCCGGATCCAGTCTGGCAAAACTGGCAGACGTTCACCTGAACGTCCACGTCGAAAAGGAAGCCTGCCCGCTCAATCTTGCCCCGACAGCCAGTACAACGACGACACTTGCCCTGGGAGACGCCATGGCCGTTGCCGTTCTGGACGCACGTGGATTCCGGGAAGACGATTTCGCCCGTTCTCATCCGGGAGGTGCCTTGGGCAGACGCCTGCTGACTCTGGTCTCCGATATCATGCGCAAGGGAGATGATATTCCTGTCGTCACCGCCGATACCCAGCTTAAAGACGCCCTGTTCGAAATCACCAAAAAAGGAATCGCCATGACGTCGGTTGTCGATGACAGAGGGCGGGCCATTGGCATTTTTACGGACGGAGATCTCCGGCGGCTGATTGAGAAACAGCAGAATTTTTCCAATATCACCATTTCCGATGTGATGTCGAAAAATCCGCGTACCATCGGGCCGGAAAAACTGGCTGCCGAAGCCGTCAGCATCATGGAAAAATTCAGGATCAACCAGCTGCTTGTCACGGACAAGGACAGTAAACTGATCGGTGCTCTTCATATTCATGATCTGACGGAAGCGAAGGTGATCTGA
- the lptC gene encoding LPS export ABC transporter periplasmic protein LptC produces MIQGPKSVLRIRLAIIFTVVLILTLGSLWINMVIRKSASDAAALEQRTDPDYIVENFRYFRMKPDGQPQYEATGTKMTHFPIEDSHLIDNPVIYSMNDYSQLQTIRSKEAYVEDFNTKIHMRNNVVMDREPSASKGPFRLTSEYVLIYPDDEIMTSDKEVIVHDGNSIMSGIGMQANNATSELQIFNQARITYNPPGRSKH; encoded by the coding sequence ATGATCCAGGGTCCGAAATCGGTGCTTCGCATACGGCTTGCCATTATCTTTACCGTCGTACTGATACTAACATTGGGAAGTCTGTGGATCAATATGGTCATCCGGAAAAGCGCTTCCGACGCGGCGGCACTCGAACAAAGAACCGATCCGGATTACATCGTGGAAAATTTCCGTTACTTCAGAATGAAGCCTGACGGACAACCACAATATGAAGCGACCGGAACGAAAATGACCCATTTTCCTATCGAGGACTCCCATCTGATCGACAATCCGGTCATTTATTCCATGAACGACTATTCGCAACTGCAAACGATCCGATCGAAAGAAGCCTATGTCGAAGACTTCAACACCAAAATCCACATGAGAAACAATGTCGTCATGGACAGAGAGCCTTCCGCAAGCAAAGGCCCTTTCAGGCTGACATCGGAATACGTGCTGATCTATCCCGATGACGAAATCATGACGAGTGATAAGGAAGTGATCGTTCACGACGGCAATTCGATCATGAGCGGTATCGGCATGCAGGCCAATAACGCTACCAGCGAGCTGCAAATATTCAACCAGGCCAGAATTACCTACAATCCTCCCGGCAGATCAAAACATTAA
- a CDS encoding KdsC family phosphatase — protein sequence MNPELTSKLSRISLMIFDVDGVLTDGKMHYGLDGELFKSFNVLDGHGIKLLKKAGVMTAIISARHSPIVNRRAADLEISHVIQGAGEKRAAFETLLEKTGLAASQCGFIGDDIIDLPVLIRAGVSFSVPNGHPEVLSRVDHVTRHSGGNGAVREVCDMIMRAKGCYTSVVESFLK from the coding sequence ATGAATCCGGAATTAACCAGCAAACTGTCCCGGATCAGTCTGATGATATTCGATGTCGACGGGGTCTTAACTGACGGAAAAATGCATTACGGCCTGGATGGAGAACTGTTCAAGAGTTTCAACGTTCTGGACGGCCACGGCATCAAACTGCTGAAAAAGGCAGGTGTCATGACCGCCATCATCAGCGCGCGTCACTCCCCCATCGTCAACAGACGGGCCGCCGATCTGGAAATCAGTCATGTCATCCAAGGAGCCGGCGAAAAACGGGCCGCATTCGAAACATTGCTGGAAAAGACCGGACTGGCGGCCAGCCAGTGCGGATTCATCGGCGACGACATTATCGATCTGCCTGTCCTGATCCGCGCCGGAGTGTCATTCAGTGTACCGAACGGTCATCCCGAAGTATTGTCCCGCGTCGACCATGTCACCCGTCACAGCGGTGGCAACGGGGCAGTCCGGGAAGTCTGCGACATGATCATGCGGGCAAAAGGCTGTTACACCTCTGTTGTGGAGAGTTTTCTGAAATGA
- a CDS encoding RNA polymerase factor sigma-54 — protein MKQKLQTRLAQHFALTPQLQQSIRLLQLSSLELNEEIERALQENPLLERLDDPLANTARFQADGSIIRQPVASGEPAYEESSHEPNGGPTDVSTNFTNESGNDEAEHLIWDVPKPADRNPDDERFLPQLEAPPETLKEHLLSQMRLAVRDQRKRALVELIIDALDSNGYLLETLEEMLAWLPPELAIDRKELEEALCCIQTFDPPGVGARNSAECLAIQIRMMPNIPYIVRKRALNIVENHLKLFAQRDFIRLRKTLGCDDEDLLEAREVIQRCNPHPGAAYANDAADIVVPEIVVIKKDGIWHAELNADAMPKIRINRMYGEILKNTSNKTSLNTRFQEAKWLIRNINQRFDTILRVSEAIIERQQNFFTFGPTSMRPLVLREIADTLGLHESTISRVTTQKYMLTPLGIFELKYFFGSHIATEGGGEASSTAIREKIKQLIAGEDRKKPYSDNKIAQMLEKEGLVIARRTIAKYRDMLKIPPASLRKSL, from the coding sequence ATGAAACAGAAACTGCAAACCCGTCTTGCCCAGCATTTCGCTCTGACACCACAACTTCAGCAGTCCATCAGGCTTTTGCAACTGTCCAGCCTCGAACTGAACGAGGAAATCGAACGCGCACTGCAAGAAAACCCCCTTCTGGAAAGGCTTGATGACCCGCTGGCCAACACGGCCCGTTTCCAGGCAGACGGCTCCATCATCCGGCAACCTGTCGCATCAGGAGAACCCGCCTATGAAGAAAGTTCCCATGAACCAAACGGCGGACCTACCGATGTATCGACAAATTTCACGAATGAATCCGGAAACGATGAAGCAGAGCATCTGATCTGGGATGTTCCCAAACCGGCCGACCGGAATCCAGATGACGAACGTTTCCTGCCACAACTGGAAGCCCCTCCCGAAACACTGAAGGAACATCTGCTATCCCAGATGAGACTGGCTGTTCGTGATCAGCGCAAACGCGCACTGGTCGAACTGATCATCGATGCGCTGGATTCCAACGGCTATCTTCTCGAAACTCTGGAAGAAATGCTCGCATGGCTGCCGCCGGAACTGGCTATCGACAGGAAAGAACTCGAAGAGGCTCTCTGTTGTATCCAGACCTTCGATCCGCCGGGAGTCGGCGCCAGAAACAGTGCCGAATGCCTTGCCATCCAGATCAGGATGATGCCGAACATTCCGTACATTGTCCGCAAACGTGCCTTGAATATTGTCGAAAACCATCTGAAACTGTTTGCACAACGTGATTTCATCCGGCTGAGAAAAACCCTCGGGTGCGACGATGAAGATCTTCTGGAAGCCCGGGAAGTCATTCAGCGATGCAATCCTCATCCGGGAGCGGCTTATGCCAACGACGCAGCCGACATTGTCGTACCGGAAATCGTGGTTATCAAAAAAGACGGGATCTGGCATGCCGAATTAAATGCTGATGCCATGCCGAAAATCCGCATCAACCGGATGTATGGAGAAATTCTCAAGAACACATCGAACAAAACCAGTCTCAACACCCGTTTTCAGGAAGCCAAATGGTTGATCCGAAACATAAACCAGCGATTCGATACCATTTTGAGGGTTTCGGAAGCTATCATTGAACGGCAACAGAATTTTTTCACTTTCGGTCCGACTTCCATGCGCCCTCTTGTTTTGCGCGAAATTGCTGATACACTAGGACTACACGAGAGCACCATCTCACGTGTGACAACCCAGAAATACATGCTGACACCGCTCGGCATTTTTGAGTTGAAATATTTTTTTGGCAGTCATATCGCTACGGAAGGAGGAGGAGAAGCGTCTTCAACCGCGATCCGGGAAAAAATAAAACAGCTGATCGCCGGTGAAGACAGGAAAAAACCGTATTCCGACAACAAAATCGCACAAATGCTGGAAAAGGAAGGGCTGGTTATTGCAAGAAGAACCATTGCAAAATATCGCGACATGCTGAAAATCCCGCCGGCTAGTTTGCGAAAAAGTTTGTAG
- the lptB gene encoding LPS export ABC transporter ATP-binding protein codes for MSNSKLIVRHLQKTYGKRTVVSNISLDVSSGEVVGLLGPNGAGKTTSFYMIVGLVPADDGIIELDGIDLTRLPIHKRASMGLSYLPQEASVFRKLNVEDNIRAVLELQKKDGKPLSRIEIEQKLDNLLAELQIEKLRTNSALSLSGGERRRVEIARALATDPRFILLDEPFAGIDPIAVIEIQRIVRFLKERGIGVLITDHNVRETLGICDHAYIINQGTVLASGHPDEIIENESVRRVYLGEHFRM; via the coding sequence ATGAGCAACAGTAAACTGATCGTTCGTCATCTGCAGAAAACCTACGGCAAAAGAACCGTTGTTTCCAATATTTCCCTTGACGTTTCCAGCGGTGAAGTCGTCGGTTTGCTGGGACCAAACGGTGCCGGGAAAACCACCTCATTTTATATGATTGTGGGTCTGGTACCGGCTGACGACGGGATCATCGAACTCGACGGCATCGATCTGACCCGTCTGCCGATACACAAACGGGCATCCATGGGATTGTCCTATTTGCCACAGGAAGCATCCGTTTTTCGCAAACTGAATGTCGAGGACAATATCCGGGCTGTACTGGAACTGCAGAAAAAAGACGGCAAACCTCTTTCAAGAATAGAAATCGAGCAGAAACTGGACAATCTGCTTGCCGAGTTGCAGATCGAAAAACTGCGTACGAATTCAGCGCTCTCGCTCTCGGGCGGTGAACGCCGGCGCGTCGAAATCGCCCGTGCACTGGCAACCGATCCCCGCTTTATTCTGCTGGATGAACCTTTTGCCGGCATCGATCCGATCGCCGTCATCGAGATCCAGCGAATCGTCCGCTTTCTGAAAGAAAGAGGTATCGGTGTACTGATTACCGACCACAACGTTCGTGAAACACTCGGTATTTGCGATCACGCCTACATCATCAATCAGGGTACCGTTCTCGCCAGTGGCCATCCGGATGAAATCATCGAAAACGAGTCCGTCAGACGCGTTTACCTTGGGGAACATTTCAGAATGTGA
- a CDS encoding tetratricopeptide repeat protein — MQILLQRARQNDIQAQFYLGNAYANGLGIASNPEQAAYWYKKAAEQGKPGAQYNLGLLYASGKGVPQSDELAVHWYGKAAENDLPNAQNNLGTAYYTGKGIHQDYQKAVYWWKKSAHQGYAEAQYNLGVAYYNGKGVLQNDLTAIQWFRKAADTGNAKAQYSLGFASLTGKGASRNLQQAVHWFRRAARQGLPEALYALGTLYANTPNNPDSKIAAYVLLNRAAQIQTEAEEALKTLENEMTPEQIARARSLTPEEILH; from the coding sequence ATGCAAATACTTCTCCAGCGAGCCAGACAAAACGACATTCAGGCCCAGTTTTATCTGGGAAATGCCTATGCAAACGGTCTGGGCATCGCCAGCAATCCCGAACAGGCTGCTTACTGGTATAAAAAAGCGGCGGAACAAGGAAAACCGGGAGCCCAGTATAATCTGGGACTGCTCTATGCCAGCGGCAAAGGTGTCCCTCAAAGCGACGAGCTGGCGGTTCACTGGTACGGAAAAGCAGCGGAAAACGATCTGCCGAATGCCCAGAACAATCTGGGAACAGCCTATTACACCGGAAAAGGAATTCATCAGGATTACCAGAAGGCTGTCTATTGGTGGAAAAAATCCGCCCACCAGGGGTATGCCGAAGCCCAGTACAATCTTGGTGTGGCCTATTACAACGGGAAAGGCGTCCTCCAGAACGACCTGACCGCCATACAATGGTTCCGGAAAGCGGCAGACACCGGGAATGCCAAGGCCCAATACAGCCTGGGATTTGCTAGCCTGACAGGAAAAGGGGCTTCCCGTAACCTGCAACAGGCCGTTCACTGGTTCCGTCGTGCCGCCAGACAGGGCTTGCCCGAAGCCCTGTATGCTCTCGGGACCCTTTATGCAAACACCCCAAACAATCCGGATAGCAAAATCGCGGCTTATGTCCTCCTCAATCGTGCGGCACAAATACAAACCGAAGCAGAAGAAGCCCTGAAAACACTGGAAAACGAAATGACTCCCGAACAGATCGCACGGGCCAGATCTCTCACTCCGGAAGAAATTCTCCACTAG
- a CDS encoding monovalent cation:proton antiporter family protein — MQSSLEFVLLMLGTAVIGVVVFRYLQLPSILGYLAVGVVIGPHSTGLVSDAQSLEGLAEFGVVFLMFTVGLEFSLSQLLAMRRIVFGLGLAQVSTSIIGSIIITLVIVFILPQLGASWQGALAMGGAWAMSSTAIVSKMLAERMELETDYGRRVIGILLFQDLAVVLLLIIVPTLAKGTGDILLIIGMALGKTALVLVLLLFFGKKLMSKWLGIVAGRRSQELFMLNLLLMTLGAAWITEQAGLSMELGAFIAGMLISETRYKNEVDVDIKSFRDVLLGLFFITIGMMLDMNVVLHYWWLVLLIIVSAFFYKFALAAWLTRLFGASRGVSIKTGLALAQAGEFSFVLVNQISGLNMVEPWILQVTMASMVLSMLAAPFIILNADKIVMRFSANEWIQQSLELTKIASSSMSLQQHVILAGFGRTGQNIATLLEEEQIPYRALDMDLERVRKAETAGANVSYADATRRESLVAAGIHRASSLIITFASVNAALRVLHYAKELAPSLPVIVRSYDDSDFDRLKAAGADEVVPEVIESSLVLTSYAFMSYGVPMKRIIKRVRAARASRYAKLREYFHGETDEIPVDTDSYWRLHALRLPEGAAAVGKTVGEMDLPSNHVEITMVRRGKEKMTVTDDLILRENDVLVLRGTSEGIGIVEELLLK; from the coding sequence ATGCAATCGTCTCTTGAATTTGTCCTGCTGATGCTGGGCACCGCTGTTATCGGGGTGGTCGTTTTCCGCTATCTCCAATTGCCCTCGATTCTGGGGTATCTTGCCGTCGGTGTTGTGATCGGCCCTCATTCGACCGGACTGGTCAGCGATGCCCAGTCGCTGGAAGGACTGGCGGAATTCGGGGTGGTTTTCCTGATGTTCACCGTCGGTCTGGAATTCTCGCTTTCCCAGCTTCTCGCCATGCGCAGGATCGTTTTCGGGCTGGGGTTGGCACAGGTATCCACTTCCATCATCGGTTCCATCATCATCACGCTGGTCATTGTTTTTATTCTGCCGCAACTTGGGGCAAGCTGGCAGGGGGCTTTGGCCATGGGGGGCGCCTGGGCAATGTCTTCCACAGCGATCGTATCCAAAATGCTGGCCGAGCGGATGGAACTGGAAACGGATTATGGACGGCGTGTCATCGGCATTCTGCTGTTTCAGGATCTGGCTGTCGTGCTTCTTCTGATTATCGTGCCGACCTTGGCGAAGGGAACAGGCGATATTCTGCTGATTATCGGAATGGCTCTGGGCAAAACGGCGCTTGTTCTGGTGCTTTTGCTTTTTTTCGGAAAGAAACTGATGAGCAAATGGCTCGGGATCGTCGCCGGACGCCGTTCCCAGGAATTGTTCATGCTGAACCTGCTTCTGATGACGCTGGGTGCTGCCTGGATAACGGAACAGGCCGGTTTGTCCATGGAACTGGGCGCATTCATCGCCGGTATGCTCATATCCGAAACACGCTATAAAAACGAAGTGGATGTCGATATCAAGTCGTTCCGGGATGTTTTACTGGGGCTTTTTTTCATTACGATCGGCATGATGCTCGACATGAATGTGGTTCTGCATTACTGGTGGCTTGTCCTGCTGATCATCGTTTCGGCATTTTTCTACAAATTTGCTCTGGCGGCATGGCTGACGCGGCTTTTCGGAGCATCCCGGGGTGTCAGTATCAAAACTGGCCTGGCACTGGCGCAGGCAGGGGAATTCAGTTTCGTGCTGGTCAACCAGATTTCCGGCCTGAATATGGTCGAACCGTGGATTTTGCAGGTCACCATGGCTTCCATGGTGCTTTCGATGCTGGCCGCTCCTTTTATCATTTTGAATGCCGACAAGATTGTCATGCGCTTTTCCGCCAATGAATGGATTCAGCAATCACTGGAACTGACGAAAATCGCCAGCAGTTCCATGTCATTGCAGCAACATGTCATTCTGGCCGGTTTCGGCAGGACGGGGCAGAATATCGCTACCCTGCTTGAGGAAGAACAGATTCCCTACCGGGCGCTGGATATGGATCTGGAACGGGTGAGAAAAGCGGAAACGGCTGGCGCCAATGTTTCCTATGCCGATGCCACCCGTCGGGAAAGCCTGGTTGCAGCGGGCATTCACCGGGCGTCTTCTCTTATCATCACGTTTGCCAGTGTCAATGCGGCATTGAGAGTCCTTCACTATGCCAAGGAACTGGCTCCGAGTCTGCCGGTGATCGTTCGAAGTTATGACGATTCCGATTTCGACCGTCTGAAGGCGGCAGGAGCCGATGAGGTCGTTCCGGAAGTGATCGAAAGCAGTCTTGTTCTGACTTCGTATGCGTTCATGTCGTATGGCGTTCCCATGAAGCGGATCATCAAACGTGTTCGGGCCGCGAGAGCATCCCGTTATGCCAAGCTGAGAGAATATTTTCATGGCGAAACGGACGAAATTCCGGTCGATACCGATTCATACTGGCGTCTGCATGCTCTCCGTCTTCCGGAAGGAGCCGCTGCGGTCGGCAAGACGGTAGGGGAAATGGACTTGCCGTCCAATCATGTCGAAATCACGATGGTTCGGCGCGGAAAGGAAAAAATGACGGTAACGGACGACCTCATCCTGCGTGAAAACGATGTGCTTGTTTTGCGGGGAACTTCCGAAGGAATCGGTATCGTCGAAGAGCTCTTGCTGAAGTAA
- the hpf gene encoding ribosome hibernation-promoting factor, HPF/YfiA family — protein MNLTISGHHLEITPAIRSHVESKLDRMKRNFDGVIDISVLLAVDNVSDKERSQRAEIKLNLSGKTLHAESTAQDLYAAIDLLMDKLDRQLVKAKTKSKEHSRESVKNMPLDDSAS, from the coding sequence ATGAACCTTACTATCAGTGGACATCATCTCGAAATAACGCCTGCAATCCGCAGCCATGTAGAAAGCAAACTTGACCGAATGAAACGGAATTTTGATGGCGTCATCGATATTTCAGTTCTATTGGCCGTTGACAATGTTTCCGACAAGGAAAGAAGCCAGCGTGCCGAAATCAAATTGAACCTCTCGGGCAAAACCCTGCACGCGGAAAGCACTGCCCAGGATCTGTATGCCGCCATCGATCTTCTGATGGATAAACTCGACCGTCAGCTTGTCAAGGCAAAAACCAAATCCAAGGAACACTCCCGTGAATCTGTGAAAAACATGCCTCTGGACGATTCCGCATCCTGA
- the lptA gene encoding lipopolysaccharide transport periplasmic protein LptA: MKKNLFNLLTFLFCIGLVFNARAEKADADKPTNIEADQMFSDDVKQITTFTGNVVVTKGTLLIKAGKAVIVEDPEGYQFITLYAAPGKLASLRQKQDSGPDTWLEGYGEKIEYDNKNEIAKFFTRARVKRLQGSKVTDDVTGEYISYNAKTEYYNVYNTSEGVSKPGAGRVKAVIQPREKKSNK; this comes from the coding sequence ATGAAAAAAAACCTATTCAACCTTCTGACATTCCTGTTCTGTATCGGACTCGTTTTCAATGCCCGTGCAGAAAAGGCGGATGCCGACAAGCCGACCAATATCGAAGCCGACCAGATGTTTTCCGATGACGTCAAACAGATCACAACCTTCACAGGCAACGTCGTCGTGACGAAAGGAACACTTCTGATCAAGGCAGGCAAAGCGGTTATTGTGGAAGATCCGGAAGGTTACCAGTTCATCACCCTTTATGCCGCTCCCGGAAAACTGGCATCCCTGAGACAAAAACAGGATAGCGGGCCCGATACCTGGCTGGAAGGTTATGGCGAAAAAATCGAATACGACAACAAAAACGAAATCGCCAAATTTTTCACTCGCGCCAGAGTGAAACGTCTCCAAGGCAGCAAGGTCACCGACGATGTGACCGGAGAATACATCTCCTACAATGCGAAAACGGAATATTACAATGTTTACAACACCAGCGAAGGCGTTTCCAAACCCGGTGCTGGCCGCGTCAAGGCCGTTATCCAACCCCGTGAAAAGAAGTCCAACAAATGA